ATTGGTCTCTGTAGGGATCCAAAAAGTGTCCAGTGGCTTCACATTCAACAAATAAAATGCAATAGAGAGAAAATTTTAAATGCTCGAGGTAAAAATGCATTATATGTCTGCTTgatatttttaacaaaaaaatcCTCAAGTAGGCTTCTGGTGAAAATTTTTACACAGCTAAGCATAGTGCTGTTAGACAGAGCATTCTGCTTCTGAATAACCTGCAGATCATATTACACATGGATCAGTTTCAGTTCTGCCAGCATTGTACTACACATTATGACCAATCTGTTCTTTCTggcaaaaattattttaagcGTTCTCCTGTTAAATgaaaccacttttgttttttcttccaTGTTATAGATTTTTGGGGGACTAGTATGGATTCTTGTGGCCTCCTCGAATGTACCCGTGCCACTGCTGCAGGGATGGGTAATGTTTGTGTCCATCACCGCCTTCTGTTGTTCTTCAGCATACCTCGCCCTCTTTCTGCTCGGGCTTGCACACCGCATTAACACTGACTGGAACTTTATGGTGAGAAACAAGAATTCGAAACTCTTGACACTGACATAGACGTTTTGATTACGAAATTATACAAAtgtaatattgtaaatattgtaattttagtcagccactgattgtgcaagttctcctacttagaaagatgagagaggtctgtaattttcatcataggtacacttcaactatgagagacaaaattaggaaaaaaaatccaggaaatcacattgtaggatttttaaagaatttatttgtaaattacggtggaaaataagtatttggtcaataacaaacaagcaagatttctggctctcacagacctgtaacttcttctttaagaagctcttctgtcctccactcgttacctgtattaatggcacccgTTTGACCTCGttttctgtataaaagacacctgtccacagcctcaaacagtcagactccaaactcaaccatggccaagaccaaaaagctgtcgaaggacaccaggaagaaaattgtagacctgcaccaggctgggaagagtgaatctacaataggcaagcaggttggtgtgaataaatcaactgtgggagcaattgtaagaaaatggaagacatacaagaccattgataatctccctcgatctggggtcccacgcaagatctcatcccgtggggtcaaaatgatcatgagaacggtgagcaaaaatcccagaactacacggagggacctgatgaatgacatGCAGAGAGCtaggaccaaagtaacaaaggctaccatcagtatacacactacgccgagagggactcaaatcctgcagtgccaggcgtgtccccctgcttaagccagtacatgtccaggcccgtctgaagtttgccagagagcatatggatgatccagaagaggattgggagaatatcatgtggtcagatgaaaccgaaatggaactttttggtaaaaactcaactcgacgtgtttggaggaagaagaatgctgagttgcatcccaagaacaccatacctgctgtgaagcatgggggtggaaacatcatgctttgggactgtttttctgcaaaggggacaggacgactgatccgtgttaagggaagaatgaacggggccatgtatcgtgagattttaagccaaaacctccttccatcagtgagagcattgaagatggaacgtggctgggtcttccagcatgacaatgatcccaaacacaccgctcgggcaacgaaggagtggctccgtaaaaagcatttcaaggtcctggagtggcctagccagtctccagacctcaaccacatagaaaatttgtggagggagttgaaagtccgtgttgcccagcgacagccccaaaacatcactgctctagaggagatctgcatggaggaatgggccaaaataccagctacagtgtgtgcaaacctggtgaagacttacaggaaacgtttgacctctgtcattgccaacaaaggttatgttacaaagtattgagttgaacttttgttattgaccaaatacttattttccaccataatttacaaataaattctttaaaaatcctacaatgtgatttcctggatttttttttctcattttgtctctcatagttgaagtgtagctatgatgaaaattacagacctctctcatctttctaagtaggagaacttgcacaatcagtggctgactaaatactttttggccccactgtttAATGTCTTAATTAATGATtactgataaataataataaagtctgcATGGGAAGAATCCCAAAAGTTTTTCCCACAGTTGGGGAGCCGTTTATTGGCAGGTGTTTCACAGGTGAGAGAGTAAATACAGCAGTGTAATGAGACAGCTAGGGGTTTTCCATCCCCCTTGTTTATGTGTGTAACAGGGTGGGGTGCACCTCGCTAGAAAAATTGAAAAGAAGAATTGAAAAGAAGAATGGAAAAGAACCAGGTTCTTATAATAATTAAGAGACATTTAAAAGAACTGTTCATGCTTATTGATCATTTGAACACAGAACATGGCACTAGCATTGTTCATGTAATAGTAAACATAGTAAAAGTGACATTTTGTTCATGATGTTTGCTGTCATTTCATAAATCCGTTAGGCTTTCAAAGAGAACCTTTAACTGCATGTTGGTGCATTCCAGTCTAATGACATTAAACTAGAGGCTTATGAGGCAGTGGAACAGTTACTCACGCTGAGTGAAAGCTGGCTCACAGGTTCCTGTGTGTAGACGGAGTGCCTCAAATCTGCCATCACGCTTTGTACGAATACAGTGGCATACTTGTTTTAAAGGTGTGTCAGGTATAACTCTTGGTCTTAATTTCCTACTGTTGAATAACATCTGTTTAATGGTTGTGATTAGCTTGCATGACTACTTGAGTTGATGCGCTGGTATGAAACACAGTTTAATgtcgtttttctttttattgcaaaaGCTGGCATAATAAcatatatttcatttttatgaaaCAATAAAATGTCAACAATATTTTGACAAAACTATTAAGGCCATAGTCTTGAATCTAACATTGGGAACATTTATGGATTTTCTATTTTTAACCAAAGAGTTTTGCTCTGTATTTTAGGACATGATGTACCATTTCATTGCCTTGCTCTTCTATTTTGCTGCATTTGTGCTGGAGGCTGCAACTACGTCTGCAACCTCCAAAAATTACATGAACAACACAGCGTGCATACAAAGACCAAGATCAAATATTGTCACGTTTATGAATTTCCGACAGTACAGCATTAATGTGGTAGCTACGGTAAGTTACAGATCACTATTTAGTTatcatttttgctttattaCTGTAATAGAACAGCAATACAAAAAGTTTTATTCTAATCTCAAAAGCAAATCTAATAATGGCTGAAACAtattaattcaataattaggagggttgtccacatacttttggccatgtagtgtataaatGAGAGACTACGAAACAGCCATCCCACTCCTCAATAAAGCCAGACGTATTATATTATAACACTGCTGAAACAGGAGGTTAAGCTTTCATTCTGATTGGGCCTACAGCTTTAATGGTTAGCAAATCTAGTCAAAAAGAGGAGTTCTACACCACTCTGCTTAAGCTATACAAAGGCACATAGAGATTGAAACgtccttattttttttttctttcgttTTTTATCTCATTTTAATAATCTCTAATACTAAATATCAGAATTGACAGTAGACAAAGCAAACTAACaacttttttttgcaaatattagcTTGGCTATTCGCATAAATGAAAATTCCTACCCAGATGCTTTACCAAAGTGGCTGCTAGGCAGACAGGTTTGCTTTTTAAGCATTTAAAGATTAGTGTTGAAAAGCCTGAGAGCCAGAAGTCGTTTTATGTACAAGCTGTATGTCTTTCATTGTTACAGCACCCATTGTTTACTCCCCACTGAACACTAAAGATAAAGCTAGTCAATATTAGCACAACCAGTTTTTCTGAATGTTAGAACTCTGAATCTGTGAATGATTTTTCTGTTCGGTTTGTTTACATGAATATTAAGATGTGTT
This DNA window, taken from Trichomycterus rosablanca isolate fTriRos1 chromosome 3, fTriRos1.hap1, whole genome shotgun sequence, encodes the following:
- the mal2 gene encoding protein MAL2 yields the protein MAEATNPAATSFPAPTISLPLGPDVIRTYSGALICLEIIFGGLVWILVASSNVPVPLLQGWVMFVSITAFCCSSAYLALFLLGLAHRINTDWNFMDMMYHFIALLFYFAAFVLEAATTSATSKNYMNNTACIQRPRSNIVTFMNFRQYSINVVATIFAFFVTVCYGCSMFMGFKRWRK